One part of the Phyllopteryx taeniolatus mitochondrion, complete genome genome encodes these proteins:
- the CYTB gene encoding cytochrome b (TAA stop codon is completed by the addition of 3' A residues to the mRNA) — protein sequence MANLRKTHPLLKIANDALVDLPAPSNISVWWNFGSLLGLCLMAQILTGLFLAMHYTSDIATAFSSVTHICRDVNYGWFIRNMHANGASFFFICLYLHIARGLYYGSYLYKETWNIGVVLLLLVMATAFVGYVLPWGQMSFWGATVITNLMSAVPYVGNDLVQWIWGGFSVDNATLTRFFAFHFLLPFIVAAATLVHLLFLHETGSNNPAGLNSDADKISFHPYFSYKDLLGFAALIIALTSLALFSPNLLGDPDNFTPANPLVTPPHIKPEWYFLFAYAILRSIPNKLGGVLALLFSILVLMLVPLLHTSKQRGLTFRPLSQLLFWALVADMLILTWIGGMPVETPYIIIGQIASIIYFLIFLVLAPVAGWTENKMLKWA from the coding sequence ATGGCCAACCTGCGCAAAACACACCCCCTACTTAAAATTGCTAACGACGCCCTCGTCGACCTCCCAGCCCCCTCTAACATCTCAGTCTGATGAAACTTTGGCTCCCTACTCGGATTATGCTTAATAGCCCAGATTCTTACAGGCCTCTTCCTGGCTATACACTACACCTCAGACATCGCTACCGCTTTCTCCTCAGTCACCCACATCTGCCGCGACGTGAATTACGGCTGATTTATTCGGAACATGCATGCCAACGGCGCATCATTTTTCTTTATCTGCCTTTACCTCCACATCGCACGAGGCCTTTACTATGGCTCCTACCTTTATAAGGAAACCTGAAACATTGGCGTAGTACTTCTACTCCTTGTTATAGCAACCGCCTTCGTCGGGTACGTCTTACCCTGAGGACAAATATCATTCTGAGGCGCTACAGTCATTACAAACCTGATATCAGCAGTACCTTACGTAGGCAATGATCTAGTACAATGAATTTGAGGTGGCTTCTCAGTAGACAATGCCACCCTTACCCGGTTCTTTGCCTTCCACTTCCTACTACCTTTCATTGTAGCAGCAGCCACCCTTGTCCACCTCCTATTCCTTCACGAGACGGGCTCAAACAACCCTGCCGGACTAAACTCAGACGCCGACAAAATCTCCTTCCACCCATACTTCTCCTACAAAGACTTACTAGGATTCGCAGCCCTTATTATTGCTCTGACCTCATTAGCCCTTTTCTCCCCAAACTTGCTAGGAGACCCAGACAACTTCACCCCTGCAAACCCCTTAGTTACACCCCCACACATTAAACCCGAATGATACTTCTTATTTGCCTATGCCATCCTTCGATCCATCCCCAACAAACTAGGGGGGGTATTAGCTCTCTTATTCTCAATCCTTGTTCTGATACTTGTACCCCTACTACACACCTCAAAGCAACGAGGACTTACCTTTCGACCTCTCAGCCAACTACTTTTTTGAGCCTTAGTGGCAGACATGCTAATTCTGACATGAATTGGAGGCATGCCTGTAGAAACCCCCTACATTATTATTGGCCAAATTGCCTCCATTATTTATTTCCTTATTTTCCTAGTATTAGCCCCTGTAGCAGGCTGAACAGAAAATAAAATACTCAAATGAGCCT